In Nicotiana tabacum cultivar K326 chromosome 11, ASM71507v2, whole genome shotgun sequence, a single window of DNA contains:
- the LOC107808921 gene encoding phospholipase A(1) DAD1, chloroplastic-like yields MRLLAGNFKSNCNIIHSSNYNLLFTKKHLGFALPTSRCSTLRKSSARGFRITSSWNPGSGHCSVADRAAELRHRWMEFQGIKNWEGLLDPLDDDLRKEILRYGEFVEAAYRCFDFDVSSPTYATCRYPTNSMLSDCGLDKSGYKVIKNLYATCAVQMPSWTKRFPNLASPCSSWIGYVAVCEDEEEIARLGRRDVVIAYRGTATSCEWLENLRATLTSLPDDMAPENYDQPMVQSGFLSLYTTKNECDQSLQDTIREEIGNILEKYSDEPLSITVTGHSLGAALATLTAYDITTKFSHAPIVTVVSFGGPRVGNKSFRCQLEKSGTNVLRIVNSDDPITKVPGFVLDEDDNVAEKGSAHVATTGLPSWLQKCMEDTQWVYAEVGKELRLSSKDSKFGKAGDVATCHDLKTYLHLVNNFVSEKDVERRDQERTAALV; encoded by the coding sequence ATGAGGCTCTTAGCTGGAAATTTCAAATCAAATTGCAACATAATACACTCCTCAAATTATAACTTGCTTTTTACTAAAAAGCATTTGGGATTTGCACTTCCTACTTCAAGGTGCTCTACACTAAGAAAATCGAGTGCTCGTGGATTCAGGATCACGAGCTCGTGGAACCCGGGGTCGGGTCACTGCTCTGTCGCAGACAGAGCAGCTGAACTCCGACACCGGTGGATGGAATTCCAAGGTATCAAGAATTGGGAAGGTTTGCTTGATCCACTCGATGATGATCTCCGTAAGGAGATCTTAAGGTATGGGGAATTTGTCGAAGCAGCCTATCGCTGCTTCGACTTTGACGTGTCATCACCTACGTACGCCACTTGTCGTTATCCTACGAATTCAATGCTGTCAGACTGCGGACTAGACAAGAGCGGATATAAGGTAATCAAGAACCTTTATGCCACGTGTGCAGTTCAAATGCCAAGTTGGACTAAAAGGTTCCCGAATTTAGCGTCCCCATGCTCCAGCTGGATTGGTTACGTGGCAGTTTGCGAAGACGAGGAAGAGATCGCCAGACTTGGGCGTCGTGACGTGGTGATCGCTTATCGAGGTACCGCCACGTCATGCGAATGGCTCGAAAATTTACGTGCCACGTTAACTTCTTTACCGGATGACATGGCACCCGAAAATTACGATCAACCCATGGTACAAAGTGGATTCTTGAGTTTGTACACAACAAAAAACGAATGTGATCAAAGTTTACAAGACACAATTAGAGAAGAAATTGGCAACATTCTTGAAAAGTATAGTGACGAGCCTTTAAGTATAACTGTCACAGGCCACAGTCTTGGAGCTGCCCTTGCAACATTAACAGCGTACGATATAACTACAAAATTTAGTCACGCACCAATAGTAACAGTCGTATCATTTGGAGGGCCTAGAGTAGGAAACAAAAGTTTTAGATGTCAATTAGAGAAAAGTGGTACAAATGTTCTCCGCATTGTCAACTCCGACGATCCAATTACAAAAGTTCCGGGGTTCGTGCTCGACGAAGACGATAACGTGGCAGAAAAAGGGAGTGCCCACGTGGCGACAACGGGGCTGCCAAGCTGGCTTCAAAAATGCATGGAGGATACACAATGGGTATATGCTGAGGTGGGCAAAGAACTTAGATTAAGTAGTAAAGACTCTAAATTTGGCAAAGCAGGAGATGTTGCCACGTGTCATGATCTCAAGACGTATTTGCACTTAGTGAACAATTTTGTAAGTGAAAAGGATGTAGAAAGGCGAGATCAAGAAAGAACTGCGGCTTTAGTTTGA